In a single window of the Populus alba chromosome 16, ASM523922v2, whole genome shotgun sequence genome:
- the LOC118052591 gene encoding uncharacterized protein translates to MDQSNRILSNGHDPHSTFICLSISITYIFGSFNLAYLSLTSAQHPSFPALSSERDRDIEVDHFSHPDHPLILINQVLEYSCELVICSGCEGPIWGPCYSCTSCYFFLHKTCAELPREIKRRIHPRHPLHLLAKPPYEGGYRCDRCDKSFNCFVYHCSFSKFDLDIKCAFPPGFLEVDSQAHQFAHKDHPLILNEEQEYHGEGVKCSVCKEPMSGPSYSCTSCNFCLHKKCAELPSEIKRHIHPEHPLRLLPNHDTMCDFCNETCYESFVYCCFVCEFNLHIKCAFPPCVYAADQDQGHRFRRLLNARSFKSISFTCNACGTDGYGTPFMCTMCQLVVHEECISLPGTLKTALHHHPRIIHTYQLQQCIESINKYCGICRREVDTEYGVYYCPDCDFVAHVNCSREYGDSATETGGENEEEQSVAVDDQFMEPSFRVVREIKYGEERIIEEIKHFSHQHNLILTDKVDDDLKCEGCMLPISTPFYSCANCKFFLDKTCSIELPRQTKWQYHANQLILSWNRSERGMFYCHLCAQYCSGLMYRCDVCVLQIAVRCFKSILKDSFKHGGHEHPLYLPADRKNILRCRIGGERFPPLLALDGENIPHCSGCCVSEESKVFLKCAVCDFKLGMKCATLPYKARHEYDDHPLSLTYFDPNDYQFVCQICEKDRDPKLWFYRCEECDFDAHPECALGKYPYVKLGVVITYPKHLHPLALVDKTQDYRPQACDICGEPCDGLAVECTDPNCNFIAHRERWQCFDLLL, encoded by the exons ATGGACCAATCCAATAGAATACTAAGCAATGGGCATGATCCA CACTCAACTTTTATTTGCCTTTCCATATCGATAACATATATATTCGGCAGCTTCAATCTGGCCTACCTAAGTCTTACCTCGGCTCAACACCCCTCATTTCCTGCTCTGTCCTCTGAGAGAGACAGAGACATAGAGGTTGACCATTTTAGCCACCCAGATCATCCATTGATCCTCATTAATCAAGTTCTCGAATATAGTTGTGAACTAGTTATTTGCTCTGGATGCGAGGGACCTATATGGGGTCCTTGCTACAGTTGCACCTCTTGCTACTTCTTTCTTCATAAGACATGCGCCGAGCTGCCCCGTGAGATCAAGCGGCGCATTCATCCTAGACACCCTCTCCATCTACTGGCAAAGCCACCATATGAAGGAGGATACCGTTGTGATCGGTGCGACAAAAGTTTCAACTGTTTTGTTTACCATTGTTCTTTCTCTAAGTTTGATCTAGATATCAAATGTGCTTTTCCACCGGGTTTTTTGGAAGTTGATAGTCAGGCACATCAATTTGCCCACAAGGATCACCCATTGATTTTGAATGAAGAGCAAGAATATCATGGTGAAGGAGTAAAGTGCTCCGTGTGCAAGGAACCAATGTCGGGTCCTAGCTATAGTTGCACTTCTTGCAACTTCTGTCTTCACAAGAAGTGTGCTGAGCTACCCTCAGAGATCAAGCGGCATATTCATCCAGAACACCCTCTTCGTCTACTGCCAAATCATGATACGATGTGTGATTTTTGCAACGAAACTTGCTATGAGAGTTTTGTTTACTGCTGTTTTGTGTGCGAATTCAACCTCCATATCAAATGTGCTTTTCCACCGTGCGTTTATGCAGCTGATCAGGATCAGGGGCATCGATTTAGACGCCTACTGAATGCACGTTCATTCAAATCAATCTCCTTCACTTGCAATGCATGCGGCACAGATGGATATGGCACCCCATTCATGTGCACCATGTGCCAACTCGTGGTCCACGAAGAATGCATTTCATTGCCAGGCACCCTTAAAACAGCACTGCACCATCATCCCCGAATCATCCACACATACCAACTTCAACAATGCATCGAATCTATAAACAAGTACTGTGGAATTTGCCGTCGGGAAGTTGACACAGAATACGGAGTTTACTACTGCCCAGACTGTGACTTTGTTGCACACGTGAATTGTAGCAGAGAATATGGCGATTCTGCAACAGAGACTGGAGGAGAAAACGAAGAAGAGCAAAGTGTGGCTGTTGATGATCAATTCATGGAACCTAGCTTTCGCGTTGTCCGTGAGATCAAGTATGGAGAGGAGAGAATAATTGAAGAGATCAAACATTTCAGTCATCAACATAACCTAATCCTTACTGATAAGGTTGATGATGATCTAAAGTGTGAAGGGTGCATGTTACCAATCTCAACTCCATTTTACAGTTGTGCCAATTGTAAGTTCTTTCTTGACAAAACCTGTAGCATAGAATTACCCAGGCAAACAAAGTGGCAATATCACGCAAACCAACTGATTCTTTCATGGAACCGATCGGAACGCGGTATGTTCTACTGTCATTTGTGTGCTCAATATTGTAGTGGGCTCATGTACAGATGTGATGTATGTGTACTCCAGATTGCTGTCCGATGCTTCAAATCAATATTGAAAGATTCTTTTAAACATGGAGGTCACGAGCATCCCCTTTATCTTCCAGCGGATAGAAAGAATATTCTCCGTTGCCGTATTGGGGGTGAGAGGTTTCCCCCTTTGCTTGCATTGGACGGAGAGAATATTCCGCATTGCAGTGGCTGTTGTGTCAGTGAAGAATcaaaggtatttttaaaatgtgcgGTTTGCGATTTCAAGCTGGGTATGAAATGTGCTACACTGCCATACAAAGCAAGACACGAGTATGATGACCATCCTCTCTCCCTCACCTATTTTGATCCAAATGACTACCAGTTTGtctgtcaaatttgtgaaaaagATAGAGACCCGAAGCTCTGGTTCTACCGTTGTGAGGAATGCGACTTCGATGCTCATCCAGAATGTGCTCTTGGGAAATACCCATACGTCAAGCTAGGGGTGGTTATAACATATCCTAAACACCTTCACCCTCTTGCTTTGGTCGACAAGACACAGGATTATCGTCCACAGGCATGCGATATTTGTGGTGAACCTTGTGATGGCTTAGCCGTTGAATGTACTGATCCTAACTGCAATTTTATCGCCCACAGGGAAAGATGGCAATGCTTTGACTTATTACTGTAA